A genome region from Leifsonia sp. Root112D2 includes the following:
- a CDS encoding MarR family winged helix-turn-helix transcriptional regulator — MEDEQQVNLGVSLFIPYRYSEDRMFRAMQDAGFDDWTLAQCRVFQRVAADGSRLTDLAAQAQMTKQSAGVMVDQLERLGYVRRVPDPTDGRARLIVIEGRGQKALEVARATLDDILSEWKAYLGTRNFTLLHEILLQLREITDPYVR; from the coding sequence ATGGAAGACGAGCAGCAGGTCAATCTCGGGGTGTCGTTGTTCATCCCGTACCGGTACTCCGAGGACCGAATGTTCCGAGCCATGCAGGATGCCGGGTTCGACGACTGGACACTCGCTCAATGCCGCGTGTTTCAACGCGTCGCCGCAGACGGTTCGCGCCTGACCGACCTTGCTGCCCAGGCGCAGATGACCAAACAGAGCGCCGGCGTGATGGTCGATCAGTTGGAACGCCTGGGCTATGTTCGTCGCGTCCCCGATCCCACGGATGGCCGCGCCAGACTGATCGTGATCGAGGGACGTGGGCAGAAGGCACTCGAGGTCGCCCGCGCGACACTCGACGACATCCTCTCGGAGTGGAAGGCCTACCTGGGCACCCGCAACTTCACGTTGTTGCACGAGATCCTGCTACAGCTCCGCGAGATCACCGACCCGTACGTGCGGTGA
- a CDS encoding FMN-dependent NADH-azoreductase — protein MSLFRLDASIMPATSQSRALADLVEAEWSAEHPDSVITRRDLGSDPLPATLWRDVVTSGFVAEEDRTPAQRDAHARAAALADELINADALLLAIPLYNWGVAAHVKSWYDVTYTDPRIAGGALKDKPVVLATVLGGNYNPGTPKEGWDHSTPWLSRVIGEVWGADLLVVQRPFTLVGVNPAMDQFTEQAAEIKAAAEQLAVEHGRALAAKRRSLVS, from the coding sequence ATGTCCTTATTCCGCCTCGATGCCAGCATCATGCCCGCCACATCCCAGAGCCGTGCCCTCGCCGACCTGGTCGAAGCGGAGTGGTCCGCCGAGCATCCCGACTCCGTCATCACCCGTCGCGATCTTGGCAGCGATCCGCTGCCTGCCACACTCTGGCGCGACGTCGTGACCAGCGGCTTCGTCGCCGAGGAAGACCGCACTCCAGCCCAGCGCGACGCCCACGCCCGTGCCGCCGCACTGGCCGACGAACTGATCAACGCGGATGCCCTGCTGCTGGCGATCCCGCTCTACAACTGGGGAGTCGCGGCCCACGTCAAGAGCTGGTATGACGTCACCTACACCGACCCCCGCATCGCCGGAGGCGCTCTCAAAGACAAGCCCGTTGTGCTCGCGACGGTGCTCGGCGGCAACTACAACCCCGGCACCCCCAAGGAAGGGTGGGACCACTCCACCCCGTGGCTCAGCCGCGTGATCGGCGAGGTCTGGGGTGCAGACCTGCTCGTTGTGCAGCGCCCGTTCACACTCGTCGGCGTCAATCCTGCGATGGATCAGTTCACCGAGCAGGCCGCTGAAATCAAGGCTGCCGCCGAGCAACTAGCGGTCGAGCACGGGCGCGCCCTCGCTGCGAAGCGGCGTTCGCTGGTGAGCTAA
- a CDS encoding winged helix-turn-helix transcriptional regulator: MPELETDTRVCDSAITLAFTVLGKRWNGMILGVLGGGSASFVGLRKAVSGISDTVLSERLSELTELGLVRRDVREGPPISVSYELTPSGVEIVPTIQELGVWAMRNLQPRD, from the coding sequence ATGCCCGAGCTTGAGACCGATACGCGTGTCTGTGATTCCGCGATCACTCTTGCCTTTACCGTCTTGGGAAAGCGATGGAACGGGATGATTCTCGGAGTTCTGGGCGGCGGGAGTGCGTCGTTTGTCGGGCTGCGCAAGGCCGTCAGCGGCATCAGTGACACCGTGCTTTCGGAGCGACTGTCAGAGCTGACCGAACTCGGACTTGTGCGCCGAGATGTCAGGGAAGGTCCACCGATATCGGTCAGCTACGAACTCACGCCTTCGGGCGTCGAAATCGTGCCGACCATCCAGGAGCTCGGCGTGTGGGCCATGCGTAATCTGCAGCCTCGCGACTAG
- a CDS encoding MarR family winged helix-turn-helix transcriptional regulator: MSDNETTTPPARLRALISWQANRVNILGSRLTGTRMPATGRADFAVLAALEERGPISQADLGRQLGLDRNTINGIVTRLDDGGQIQRATDATDRRRNTVAITPLGRRYLDELQAATDTVQAELAAPLTAAEVAQLQTLLGKILDAHPGLPA, translated from the coding sequence GTGAGCGACAACGAGACAACAACGCCACCCGCTCGGTTGCGGGCCCTGATCAGTTGGCAGGCCAATCGGGTGAACATCCTCGGTTCCCGGCTCACCGGAACGCGGATGCCGGCGACCGGGCGCGCCGACTTCGCCGTTCTGGCCGCACTCGAAGAGCGTGGCCCGATCAGCCAGGCAGATCTCGGCCGACAGCTCGGTCTGGACCGCAATACCATCAACGGGATCGTGACCCGGCTCGACGACGGCGGCCAGATTCAACGCGCGACAGACGCGACCGACCGACGCCGCAACACCGTCGCGATCACCCCGCTCGGCCGGCGATACCTCGATGAGCTTCAGGCCGCCACCGACACGGTGCAGGCTGAACTCGCGGCACCTCTTACGGCAGCGGAAGTGGCGCAGTTGCAAACCCTCCTGGGAAAGATACTTGACGCCCACCCAGGCCTACCCGCATAG
- a CDS encoding SDR family NAD(P)-dependent oxidoreductase — translation MNDTTLTTPQLTGHRVLVPGGTGAVGEGVVRAFLEAGAEVIVPTRSKERSAEFRAVLGQAANEHLHLVVHDYTSFVGAQDLVEQVVHFRGGLDSVVAPIGGWWQGRTLAEITEQDWQSAFTGLATTHMAVLRAALPHLSDAGAYSVVVGDSATWPVPGSGLVSMEQAALLMMQRVAAAESGSSRRVFSLVLGPVTTRLAAGSVDAKDVGTVAVAISAGTAPSASIALHDQDEVQVALSQLVKQKHR, via the coding sequence ATGAATGACACGACATTGACAACCCCGCAACTGACGGGTCACCGGGTGCTGGTGCCGGGCGGCACCGGCGCGGTCGGCGAGGGCGTCGTGCGGGCGTTCCTCGAGGCAGGCGCTGAGGTGATCGTGCCGACCCGGTCCAAGGAGCGCTCGGCAGAGTTTCGGGCGGTGCTGGGCCAGGCGGCGAACGAGCACCTGCACCTCGTGGTGCATGACTACACCAGCTTCGTCGGCGCGCAGGATCTCGTCGAACAGGTCGTGCATTTCCGCGGCGGACTGGATTCCGTGGTCGCGCCGATCGGCGGCTGGTGGCAGGGCAGAACTCTTGCCGAGATCACCGAGCAGGATTGGCAATCGGCGTTCACCGGTCTGGCGACCACGCACATGGCGGTGCTGCGCGCGGCGCTGCCGCATCTGAGCGATGCGGGTGCGTACTCGGTGGTCGTCGGCGACTCTGCGACGTGGCCGGTCCCGGGCAGCGGACTGGTGAGTATGGAGCAAGCGGCGTTGCTGATGATGCAGCGTGTTGCCGCTGCCGAGAGTGGCTCTTCGAGGCGGGTGTTCTCCCTGGTGCTCGGACCGGTCACCACCCGTCTTGCCGCCGGTTCCGTTGACGCCAAAGACGTCGGCACGGTAGCGGTCGCGATCTCGGCCGGCACCGCCCCGAGCGCCTCAATTGCGCTGCACGACCAGGACGAGGTGCAGGTCGCGCTCTCTCAGCTGGTCAAGCAGAAGCACCGATGA
- a CDS encoding cation diffusion facilitator family transporter, protein MTAAHHHDHEQSGHEHSHDHDHGHPHGGLRGFLYDLFVPHTHDSADSIDDALEASTAGVRALKISLFVLLGTTVLQFLLVLVTGSVALLADTIHNFSDALTALPLWIAFVLGRRVATHRYTFGYGRAEDLAGLFIVAVVALSAIIAGWEAISRFIHPQPIQNAWLIVIAGVIGFAGNEAVAIYRIRIGQKIGSAALVADGVHARIDGFTSLSVVIGAIGVMLGFPLADPIIGLLIAASILVLLWGTVKSIGARLMDAVEPGLVHRAEHALEHTAGVIAVSSIQLRWVGHRLQGAATITVKTDSLHEAQHIADHAAEHIKDELRNLDAFTVTSTHT, encoded by the coding sequence GTGACGGCGGCACACCACCACGACCATGAGCAGTCTGGCCATGAGCACAGCCACGACCACGACCACGGTCATCCGCATGGCGGGCTCCGCGGCTTCCTCTACGACCTGTTCGTGCCGCACACCCATGACTCGGCGGACTCGATTGATGATGCTCTGGAGGCAAGCACGGCCGGGGTGCGGGCGCTGAAGATCAGCCTGTTCGTGTTGCTGGGCACGACCGTGCTGCAGTTCCTTTTGGTACTGGTCACCGGCTCGGTTGCCCTGCTGGCCGATACGATCCACAACTTCTCTGACGCACTGACTGCCCTCCCGTTATGGATCGCGTTCGTCCTTGGCCGACGCGTCGCTACCCACCGCTACACCTTCGGATACGGCCGCGCCGAGGACTTGGCCGGGCTGTTCATTGTGGCCGTCGTCGCCTTGTCAGCGATCATCGCCGGTTGGGAAGCGATCAGCCGCTTCATCCACCCGCAACCCATCCAGAACGCCTGGCTGATTGTCATCGCCGGTGTCATCGGTTTCGCTGGCAACGAGGCCGTTGCGATTTATCGCATCCGCATCGGTCAGAAGATCGGCTCGGCCGCCCTCGTCGCCGATGGCGTTCACGCACGCATTGACGGGTTCACCTCCCTGTCTGTCGTCATCGGTGCCATCGGCGTCATGCTCGGCTTTCCGTTGGCGGACCCGATCATCGGGCTGCTGATCGCCGCATCAATCCTCGTCTTGCTCTGGGGCACCGTGAAAAGCATTGGTGCGCGTCTGATGGACGCCGTCGAGCCAGGGCTGGTGCATCGGGCGGAGCACGCCCTCGAACACACCGCTGGCGTCATCGCCGTGTCGTCCATCCAGCTGCGCTGGGTGGGACATCGCCTTCAGGGCGCAGCGACCATCACTGTGAAGACCGACTCCCTTCACGAGGCTCAGCACATTGCTGACCACGCCGCAGAGCACATCAAAGACGAACTCCGAAACCTCGACGCATTCACGGTGACAAGCACCCACACATAA
- a CDS encoding ArsR/SmtB family transcription factor translates to MDADTQLCGLDPDSPYVELAVEVFAMLADATRVRIIMALRNAEELSVNHLADIVDKTPPAVSQHLAKLRMARMVTTRQDGTRVFYRLVDEHGADLVKDAIKQAEHSVSNGSLPRHHHAQVGASA, encoded by the coding sequence ATGGACGCAGATACGCAGCTTTGCGGGCTTGATCCTGATTCACCGTACGTCGAGCTCGCCGTGGAAGTTTTCGCCATGCTCGCCGATGCCACCCGGGTGCGCATCATCATGGCCTTGCGAAACGCGGAAGAGCTGTCGGTTAATCACTTGGCGGATATCGTCGACAAAACTCCTCCCGCGGTTTCCCAACACTTAGCGAAGCTTCGAATGGCACGAATGGTCACGACCAGACAAGACGGCACTCGAGTCTTCTATCGACTCGTCGACGAACATGGCGCCGACCTGGTCAAAGACGCAATTAAGCAAGCTGAGCATTCTGTCTCGAACGGGTCGCTCCCCCGTCACCACCATGCGCAAGTCGGTGCTTCCGCGTGA